A genome region from Methanobacterium subterraneum includes the following:
- a CDS encoding hemolysin family protein — protein sequence MDLIYLEILIILILVILNGVFALSEIAIITSRRIKLQKMSQAGNKNADTAIELAESPNQFLSTIQIGITLIGILAGAFGGATLAENISRSLAGIPLLQPYSEALGFLIVVLIITYLSLIVGELVPKRIALNNPEQIAVKIAKPMKYLSKIASPLVALLSLSMEAVLKILQVKEAQEENVSEEEIKLLIEEGTQTGEFEKTEEDIIKRVFLLDDRRASSLMTPKTGITWLDVDDSVENIKAKITGSKRAMFPVGKNSLDNFLGVIQLKDLFEVEIENGNTLNEYLKSPIIVPESSDVLDILNLFKESQDNVHMAIVVDEYGSIEGLITLNDILESIVGEIPAMDEPDEPKAVQRPDGSWLIDGAISIDEFKDILQIKALSDEEKGVYQTLAGFILNYLGKIPETGESFQSENLNFEVVDMDGHHIDKVLVYHK from the coding sequence ATGGATTTAATATATCTAGAAATTCTAATTATTCTAATTTTAGTAATCTTAAACGGTGTTTTTGCCCTTTCTGAGATTGCCATAATCACATCCCGAAGGATAAAACTGCAAAAGATGAGTCAAGCCGGTAACAAAAATGCTGACACAGCCATCGAACTTGCAGAATCACCAAACCAATTTTTATCCACCATACAAATCGGAATAACCCTCATCGGTATTTTAGCCGGTGCTTTTGGTGGTGCAACACTTGCCGAAAATATATCCCGTAGCCTGGCAGGCATTCCACTTTTACAACCCTACAGTGAAGCCTTAGGATTCTTAATAGTGGTTCTGATTATCACCTACCTCTCCTTGATAGTGGGGGAGCTGGTTCCCAAGAGAATCGCCCTGAACAACCCGGAACAAATTGCGGTGAAAATTGCCAAGCCAATGAAGTACCTATCAAAAATCGCATCACCACTGGTTGCTTTACTCAGTTTATCCATGGAAGCAGTTCTCAAGATCCTCCAGGTGAAGGAAGCCCAGGAAGAAAACGTTTCAGAAGAAGAAATCAAACTCCTGATAGAAGAAGGTACCCAAACTGGGGAATTTGAGAAAACTGAGGAAGACATAATAAAACGAGTATTCCTCCTGGATGATAGAAGGGCCAGTTCACTTATGACACCCAAAACCGGGATAACCTGGCTTGATGTGGATGATTCTGTGGAAAATATTAAAGCCAAAATAACTGGAAGTAAAAGAGCCATGTTTCCAGTGGGAAAAAATTCCCTGGACAACTTTTTAGGTGTAATACAGTTAAAGGATCTTTTTGAGGTGGAAATAGAAAATGGGAACACCCTTAATGAGTACCTTAAAAGTCCCATTATTGTCCCGGAAAGTTCTGATGTTCTGGACATTCTAAACCTGTTTAAGGAATCTCAGGACAATGTGCACATGGCCATTGTTGTGGATGAGTATGGAAGTATTGAAGGATTAATCACTCTTAACGACATTCTGGAATCAATTGTGGGTGAAATTCCAGCCATGGACGAACCAGATGAACCCAAAGCAGTTCAAAGACCGGACGGGAGCTGGTTAATTGATGGGGCCATATCCATTGATGAATTTAAGGATATACTCCAAATCAAAGCATTATCTGATGAAGAAAAGGGTGTTTACCAGACTCTGGCCGGTTTTATACTGAATTATCTAGGTAAAATACCGGAGACTGGAGAATCATTCCAGTCCGAGAACCTTAATTTTGAAGTGGTGGATATGGATGGCCACCATATTGATAAAGTGCTGGTATATCATAAATAA
- a CDS encoding inorganic phosphate transporter, translated as MEWLLVIGVVISVYMAFNIAANDIGNSVGTTVGSGSLTLRKALIMGAVFEFFGAMYLGNNVIKTVGSGIINADILPATGAFIITLAAALWITITLIKKIPISGSDAIISAVFGYGLVAVGINNMNLNVLGLILTSWILSPLLGLLIGFFLYYLLKNAFLEKVKDIAVKGRLEKVFSYLQIGSSAFAALNVGAIDIAVATGVLYYAFGASAGLDIKLIGAIGIVMGIMVAGGRITDTIGRRITDLIPSRGFAAQISAASVIFLFATMGMPVSPTQTLVGTVIGVGLARGTQTIKLDVIKNIATTWIVTIPACIGISAGLAILLNFSLN; from the coding sequence ATGGAATGGCTGCTAGTTATTGGTGTGGTTATCAGTGTCTACATGGCCTTCAACATTGCTGCCAATGACATTGGTAATTCAGTGGGGACAACAGTAGGAAGTGGTTCCCTTACCCTGCGCAAAGCCCTGATCATGGGGGCAGTATTTGAATTTTTCGGGGCCATGTATCTGGGAAATAATGTGATAAAAACTGTGGGTAGTGGGATAATCAATGCCGACATCCTACCGGCCACCGGAGCGTTTATAATCACCCTGGCTGCTGCACTGTGGATAACCATAACCCTCATTAAAAAAATACCCATATCTGGCTCCGATGCCATTATCAGTGCTGTTTTTGGATATGGTCTGGTTGCTGTGGGCATCAACAACATGAACCTGAATGTTTTAGGCCTTATACTTACTAGCTGGATTTTATCCCCCCTTCTAGGGCTTTTAATAGGGTTTTTCCTATATTATCTTCTTAAAAATGCGTTTTTGGAGAAAGTTAAGGATATTGCAGTAAAGGGCCGTTTGGAGAAGGTTTTCTCCTACCTCCAGATTGGTAGTTCTGCCTTTGCAGCGTTGAATGTGGGGGCTATTGACATAGCAGTGGCCACCGGTGTGCTCTATTATGCCTTCGGAGCCAGTGCTGGCTTGGACATTAAACTCATTGGAGCCATAGGCATTGTTATGGGGATCATGGTGGCTGGGGGGAGAATTACCGACACCATAGGGAGGAGGATAACTGATCTCATCCCTTCGAGGGGTTTTGCAGCCCAGATATCTGCAGCTTCAGTGATTTTCCTCTTCGCCACCATGGGAATGCCAGTTTCGCCCACCCAGACCCTGGTGGGAACCGTTATTGGAGTGGGTTTGGCCAGGGGCACCCAGACCATCAAACTGGATGTGATAAAAAACATTGCCACCACCTGGATTGTTACCATTCCCGCCTGCATTGGGATTTCTGCAGGATTGGCAATTCTTTTGAACTTTTCACTGAATTAG
- a CDS encoding FprA family A-type flavoprotein, translated as MKADAVKIADGVYWIGVLDWDIRDYHGYTLNGTTYNAFLVFGDNEVAVVDNTYPGSSAQLWGRIKDAFSQENRELKIDVIIQNHIEKDHSGALTEIHKRFPDAPIYCSQVAINGLKQHYPGLADADFHPVKTGDTLEVGGRTLAFLDAKMLHWPDSMFTLLLDEGILFSNDAFGQHLCFRERYDHEIPEYVLMNAAQKFYANLVTPASMLVVRKLEEVKELGLLENIRVIAPSHGQIWTDPMKIITAYTNWATGQCKDKATIIYDTMHYSTRMMAHALAEGLMSGGVDVAMYFMHTDERSEMVNDILDSKALLLGVPTLFNGPYPSAGDLLYYLEGLSFQRTGLKRLAVTFGSKGWSGKAVDKVADTLTKCGFEVFDKYEVNYVPTGDQLDKCYQIGQEIAGKIKEM; from the coding sequence ATGAAAGCAGATGCAGTTAAGATTGCAGATGGTGTGTACTGGATTGGTGTCCTTGATTGGGATATTCGAGATTATCATGGTTACACCCTTAATGGAACAACCTATAATGCATTTTTAGTATTTGGAGATAATGAGGTTGCAGTGGTAGATAACACTTACCCTGGTTCTTCAGCACAGTTATGGGGTAGGATAAAGGATGCCTTTAGCCAGGAGAACCGGGAATTAAAGATTGATGTGATTATCCAGAACCATATTGAAAAGGATCATAGTGGGGCTCTAACTGAAATTCACAAGCGTTTCCCTGATGCTCCAATTTACTGCAGCCAGGTGGCAATAAATGGTTTGAAACAACACTATCCCGGACTGGCTGATGCTGACTTCCACCCGGTGAAAACCGGTGACACCCTGGAAGTAGGGGGCCGTACCCTGGCCTTCCTGGATGCCAAAATGTTGCACTGGCCAGACAGCATGTTCACCCTCCTCCTGGATGAGGGTATACTGTTTTCCAATGATGCCTTTGGCCAGCACCTCTGTTTCAGGGAAAGGTACGATCATGAAATACCAGAATACGTGTTGATGAATGCTGCCCAAAAATTCTACGCCAACCTGGTGACCCCCGCCTCAATGCTGGTGGTGCGCAAGCTGGAGGAGGTTAAGGAACTGGGGTTACTAGAGAATATTAGGGTCATAGCCCCATCCCATGGTCAGATCTGGACTGATCCCATGAAGATCATCACTGCCTACACCAACTGGGCTACTGGACAGTGTAAAGACAAAGCCACCATTATCTATGACACTATGCATTACTCCACCCGTATGATGGCCCATGCCCTGGCTGAGGGTCTCATGAGTGGAGGGGTGGATGTGGCCATGTACTTCATGCATACTGATGAGCGTAGCGAAATGGTTAATGACATCCTGGATAGTAAAGCCTTGCTTCTGGGAGTTCCAACACTCTTCAACGGACCATACCCCAGTGCCGGGGATCTGCTCTACTACCTGGAGGGCCTGAGCTTCCAGCGCACCGGACTTAAACGACTGGCAGTTACCTTCGGCTCCAAGGGATGGAGCGGTAAGGCCGTGGACAAAGTAGCAGACACTCTCACTAAATGCGGATTCGAAGTTTTTGATAAATATGAGGTTAACTATGTACCTACTGGTGACCAGCTGGATAAGTGTTACCAGATAGGTCAGGAAATTGCAGGGAAGATTAAGGAAATGTAA
- a CDS encoding CBS domain-containing protein, with product MLRKLKVKDVMSQTVITVPPTEDVVFAFEKLMKYKISSLPVVDDNGKLVGIVTATDLGHNLILDKYELGTTVGEVMVDQVIYVSPEDDLATAVQKMHEYGSDEGIINQLIVLDDHKLVGIVSDGDIIRSIKI from the coding sequence ATGTTACGGAAACTGAAGGTTAAGGATGTAATGAGCCAGACGGTTATAACTGTCCCTCCCACTGAAGATGTTGTATTTGCCTTTGAAAAACTGATGAAGTACAAAATAAGCTCACTACCAGTTGTGGATGATAATGGAAAACTGGTGGGAATTGTAACTGCCACTGATCTCGGTCACAACCTGATACTGGATAAATATGAACTGGGAACCACTGTAGGGGAAGTGATGGTTGATCAGGTAATATATGTATCTCCTGAAGACGACCTGGCCACTGCAGTGCAGAAAATGCATGAATACGGTTCAGATGAGGGTATAATCAACCAGTTAATAGTACTGGATGATCATAAATTGGTGGGTATTGTTTCCGATGGGGATATAATTAGATCCATTAAGATTTAA
- a CDS encoding 2-phosphoglycerate kinase encodes MIMVEGEVSGKKYREPFSKGVLARSLTRAEMDPNKAYTFSSQIEAQLKKDGVKLIKLDDLVNIVRQRLKKEDSEIAVQYGLWKRIRKCQDPLVILIGGSSGVGTSSIAFEVANRLGIRNMISTDMIREVMRKIASKDLLPTIYESSYTAYRSLRIPPPPELDEVLIGFRDHVDTVSVGVEAVIERSITEGISIVIEGVHIVPGFIREDLVSRDNVHMFILTLEDEEVHKGRFYSRCRQQWARRPLERYMNYFGAIRRTHKYFESQANKYHVPVIENIDITTTIESIIEDITKTYGSEDHVTETEG; translated from the coding sequence ATGATTATGGTTGAAGGAGAGGTAAGCGGGAAAAAATACAGGGAACCCTTTTCAAAGGGAGTTTTAGCCAGGTCTTTAACCCGTGCTGAAATGGATCCCAACAAGGCATACACATTCTCATCCCAGATCGAAGCTCAACTCAAAAAAGATGGCGTAAAATTAATCAAACTGGATGACTTGGTGAATATCGTCCGTCAAAGGCTCAAAAAAGAGGACAGTGAAATAGCAGTCCAATATGGACTTTGGAAAAGGATAAGAAAGTGCCAGGATCCTTTAGTGATTCTCATAGGAGGTTCATCTGGGGTGGGAACTTCCTCCATAGCATTCGAGGTGGCCAACAGACTGGGAATCCGTAACATGATCAGTACCGATATGATACGGGAAGTAATGCGTAAAATCGCATCAAAGGACCTCCTCCCCACCATCTACGAATCCAGCTACACCGCCTACCGCTCCCTGCGCATACCACCACCACCAGAACTGGATGAAGTATTAATAGGATTCAGAGACCATGTGGACACGGTGAGTGTGGGTGTGGAAGCAGTTATTGAACGATCCATAACCGAAGGTATTAGCATAGTAATTGAAGGTGTCCACATAGTACCCGGATTCATCAGGGAAGACCTGGTTTCCAGGGATAACGTGCACATGTTTATTCTAACCCTGGAAGATGAAGAAGTTCATAAAGGCAGATTTTACTCAAGGTGCAGGCAACAATGGGCAAGAAGGCCCCTTGAAAGGTACATGAATTACTTTGGAGCTATTAGAAGAACTCATAAATATTTTGAGAGTCAGGCTAACAAGTACCACGTGCCAGTGATCGAAAACATTGACATCACTACCACCATTGAATCGATTATTGAAGATATTACTAAAACCTATGGAAGTGAAGACCATGTTACGGAAACTGAAGGTTAA
- a CDS encoding metallophosphoesterase family protein has protein sequence MKILAVSDLHGDIKPIITYLTDNKVDLIIIAGDITHFGPPELGEDLLNEISSFEIPVMVIPGNCDPRSIHTNIDNSRAINIHARNVVIKNIGICGFGGSNPTPFDTPLEFEEVQIYDEAKRAIEGIKDEKITLFITHAPPYNTKTDLLPSGVHVGSTSLRKIIEDVQPTLNICGHIHEASGTDKIGKTTIVNPGELSQGYACLIQIRDDSTREKIETEIIKL, from the coding sequence ATGAAAATACTAGCTGTAAGCGATCTCCATGGCGATATAAAACCCATCATCACTTACCTAACTGATAACAAAGTGGACCTGATAATTATTGCTGGTGATATAACCCATTTCGGCCCCCCTGAACTGGGAGAGGACCTCTTGAATGAAATCAGTTCATTCGAAATACCGGTAATGGTCATACCTGGAAACTGTGACCCCAGATCCATACATACTAACATTGATAACTCCAGGGCTATAAATATCCACGCACGTAATGTAGTAATTAAAAACATAGGAATATGTGGGTTTGGAGGATCAAACCCTACACCATTTGACACCCCCCTTGAATTTGAGGAGGTGCAAATCTATGATGAAGCTAAAAGGGCCATTGAGGGAATAAAAGATGAAAAAATAACCCTTTTCATCACCCACGCCCCGCCCTATAATACTAAAACCGACCTCTTACCTTCAGGGGTGCATGTGGGTAGTACGAGCCTCCGTAAAATAATTGAAGATGTGCAGCCTACCTTGAACATCTGTGGTCATATTCACGAAGCCAGCGGCACTGATAAGATTGGTAAAACCACCATCGTAAACCCGGGGGAACTATCACAGGGTTACGCATGTTTAATCCAAATTCGGGATGATTCCACAAGGGAAAAAATTGAAACTGAAATAATAAAACTTTAA
- a CDS encoding DUF2096 domain-containing protein codes for MNELPAEQTWLVLVELLTDLRKKEMEIPKEITKNIQMAKTTINFYKVDPTDPQRQVEVKRINEFLTSIQDALMGLAEELGSEYADKWMDKLLRASRGEEVYPQKKTESKFVVGAPSGFSMVRMNFKAPLSEDRVQEIAEYENVIIEFEEDALLVVYGDKENIKKSLQELSSFFKEQINDME; via the coding sequence ATGAATGAATTGCCAGCAGAACAGACATGGCTGGTGCTGGTGGAACTTCTCACAGATCTTAGAAAGAAGGAAATGGAGATCCCTAAAGAAATCACCAAAAACATCCAGATGGCCAAAACCACCATTAACTTCTACAAAGTGGATCCCACAGACCCGCAAAGACAGGTAGAAGTCAAACGCATCAACGAATTTTTAACCTCAATACAGGATGCTTTAATGGGTTTAGCTGAAGAGTTAGGTTCAGAGTACGCTGACAAATGGATGGATAAACTTTTAAGGGCTTCCAGGGGAGAAGAAGTCTATCCTCAAAAGAAAACTGAGTCTAAATTCGTGGTTGGCGCACCCTCAGGATTTTCAATGGTCCGAATGAACTTCAAAGCCCCCCTATCCGAGGATAGGGTTCAGGAAATTGCAGAATATGAAAATGTTATCATTGAATTTGAGGAAGATGCCCTGCTGGTGGTGTATGGGGATAAGGAAAACATTAAAAAAAGTCTCCAGGAACTTTCCTCATTTTTCAAGGAACAGATAAATGATATGGAATAA
- a CDS encoding DUF749 domain-containing protein produces the protein MFVATLAGVFKYTDLPEKYGPFVQYKASIDDKTITDADDIAILDITGTESVYVLFLDLYKSLEDIDEELKVADAKLNHRSKQVLEGYYE, from the coding sequence TTGTTCGTAGCTACTCTGGCTGGAGTATTCAAATACACGGATTTACCGGAAAAATACGGTCCTTTTGTACAGTACAAAGCATCCATAGATGATAAAACAATAACTGATGCTGATGACATAGCCATTCTTGATATTACAGGCACAGAAAGTGTTTATGTACTGTTTTTAGATTTATATAAAAGCTTAGAAGATATTGATGAAGAGCTTAAGGTAGCTGATGCCAAACTTAACCACCGTTCAAAACAGGTTCTGGAAGGTTACTATGAATGA
- the hdrB gene encoding CoB--CoM heterodisulfide reductase subunit B, with protein sequence MAFAYFLGCIMNNRYPGIEKATRIMFDNLDIELQDMEGASCCPAPGVFGSFDRTTWAAIAARNLTIAEEQGNDIMTECNGCFGSLFETNHMLHEDAAMKEKINGVLAEAGREYKGEINVRHFAEILYNDVGMDKLAESVTNPLNLNVAVHYGCHFLKPSAEIDIDDPIQPTILDELVEVTGAKSVPYKDKMMCCGAGGGLRSRDIDVTLSFTREKLQNMKAAGVDAIVNVCPFCHLQFDVGQTEVNKAYDENWDIPVFHLAQLYGLAMGVSKDDLTVDAHQISADPALAKLDEITGGE encoded by the coding sequence ATGGCATTCGCATATTTCTTAGGATGTATAATGAACAACCGGTACCCTGGAATTGAAAAGGCAACCCGGATCATGTTTGACAATCTGGATATCGAACTACAGGATATGGAAGGAGCATCATGCTGCCCAGCACCCGGAGTATTCGGATCCTTCGACAGAACCACCTGGGCTGCCATCGCTGCCAGGAACTTAACCATAGCCGAAGAACAGGGTAACGACATCATGACCGAGTGTAATGGATGTTTCGGATCACTATTTGAAACCAACCACATGCTCCACGAAGACGCCGCAATGAAGGAAAAGATCAACGGTGTTCTAGCAGAAGCTGGTCGTGAATACAAAGGCGAAATAAACGTAAGACACTTCGCTGAAATCCTTTACAACGATGTTGGAATGGACAAACTAGCAGAATCCGTTACCAACCCCTTAAACCTTAACGTTGCAGTACACTACGGCTGTCACTTCCTCAAACCAAGTGCTGAAATCGATATCGACGACCCAATCCAGCCAACCATACTGGATGAGCTGGTGGAAGTAACCGGAGCAAAATCAGTACCTTACAAGGACAAAATGATGTGCTGTGGAGCTGGTGGTGGATTAAGATCCCGAGACATAGATGTAACTCTATCATTCACCCGTGAAAAACTCCAGAATATGAAAGCAGCAGGAGTAGACGCTATAGTTAACGTTTGTCCATTCTGTCATTTACAGTTCGATGTAGGACAGACCGAAGTTAACAAAGCCTACGACGAAAACTGGGATATACCTGTTTTCCACCTGGCGCAACTCTACGGACTGGCAATGGGGGTCAGTAAAGACGACCTAACTGTCGATGCTCATCAGATCAGTGCAGACCCTGCCCTGGCAAAACTGGATGAAATTACCGGTGGAGAATAA
- the hdrC gene encoding CoB--CoM heterodisulfide reductase subunit C, with product MSFLDRLKNVISGGEEPQNKDKVAKSETEKPPVEEKETVTQETVEEVPEKSEVTESTEPETPAEETPVEAKEEPVEEKPVTGEEPSETTVEISEPEKTTESEPEISEPEKVTESESDTEIPEEIEPEKAETEESEADEPVISEEKPKKERSESMTLLQSDEKPITRADVDEDFKQEIMDAGAESVAICFQCGTCTGACPSGRRTPYRIRGVVRRAVMGLKEDVISDDSIWMCTTCYECQERCPRGIKIVDIVKIIRNQAAQAGFMAQSHKMTGLFVTKTGHGVPINDATMALRKSVGLTELPPTTHQFPEALEEVQTIVKATGFDTLIGYNWETGELE from the coding sequence ATGAGCTTTTTAGATCGCTTAAAAAACGTAATTAGTGGCGGAGAAGAGCCGCAAAATAAAGATAAAGTGGCAAAATCAGAGACAGAAAAGCCCCCGGTTGAAGAAAAAGAAACAGTAACACAAGAGACAGTCGAGGAAGTTCCTGAGAAATCAGAAGTAACAGAATCAACAGAACCAGAAACTCCAGCTGAAGAGACGCCGGTGGAAGCCAAAGAGGAACCGGTTGAAGAAAAACCAGTAACTGGGGAAGAACCCTCAGAAACAACTGTTGAAATATCAGAACCAGAAAAAACAACGGAATCAGAACCTGAAATTTCAGAACCTGAGAAAGTAACTGAATCAGAATCTGATACAGAGATTCCAGAAGAAATTGAACCGGAAAAGGCTGAAACTGAAGAATCTGAAGCTGACGAACCAGTCATATCAGAAGAAAAGCCAAAAAAAGAAAGGAGTGAAAGCATGACTTTACTGCAAAGTGATGAAAAACCTATAACCCGTGCAGATGTAGATGAAGATTTCAAACAGGAAATCATGGATGCTGGCGCAGAGTCAGTGGCCATATGTTTCCAGTGCGGTACCTGTACTGGTGCCTGCCCATCAGGAAGAAGAACCCCATACCGGATAAGAGGAGTAGTTAGAAGGGCTGTAATGGGACTCAAAGAAGACGTTATATCCGACGACTCTATCTGGATGTGTACCACTTGTTACGAATGTCAGGAAAGATGCCCACGAGGAATTAAAATCGTAGACATCGTGAAGATCATAAGAAACCAGGCTGCACAGGCTGGATTCATGGCCCAATCACACAAAATGACCGGATTATTCGTTACAAAAACCGGACACGGTGTACCAATTAACGACGCCACCATGGCATTACGAAAAAGTGTTGGTCTAACTGAACTACCACCAACCACTCACCAGTTCCCAGAAGCACTGGAAGAAGTACAAACAATAGTTAAAGCCACAGGTTTCGACACCCTAATCGGCTACAACTGGGAAACAGGAGAACTAGAATAA
- a CDS encoding archaeosine tRNA-ribosyltransferase, which yields MLEIKSHDGPARQGKYQTTETPNILEFNPELMVPDEPMPYDVPREMAEWSVKNTLKHAEKGDVKQIAVIHGAKYPNLRLECAAGLEELGYRLFLVANPEELLRRPQDLLKIITSLRQNISPNSSLFFPFVELNFVPLLVYLGVDWFGNSSADYYAKIGVMTTPHNNYNLQQYPVYDLNPEELKKYNRESLDFVLREVRANIKNGTLRNLVEERCCSSPEAMSALRILDRDYGDFVDSYTQLY from the coding sequence ATGTTGGAAATAAAATCACACGACGGACCGGCGAGGCAGGGAAAGTACCAGACTACTGAAACACCAAATATTTTAGAATTTAATCCAGAGTTAATGGTTCCAGACGAACCAATGCCCTACGATGTACCTCGAGAAATGGCAGAATGGTCTGTGAAAAATACTCTGAAACATGCCGAGAAAGGTGATGTTAAACAGATAGCAGTGATTCACGGGGCTAAGTACCCTAATCTTCGCTTGGAATGTGCTGCTGGACTGGAAGAATTAGGTTATCGGCTTTTCCTGGTGGCTAATCCTGAAGAACTGTTAAGAAGACCTCAAGATCTTTTGAAGATAATCACCAGCCTACGGCAGAATATTAGTCCCAACTCATCTCTATTCTTCCCATTCGTGGAACTGAATTTTGTACCCTTACTGGTTTATCTAGGTGTGGATTGGTTTGGAAATTCCAGTGCAGATTATTATGCTAAAATAGGGGTGATGACCACACCTCACAATAATTATAACCTACAACAGTACCCAGTATATGATTTAAACCCAGAAGAACTAAAGAAATATAATCGTGAGTCTCTGGACTTCGTTTTGAGGGAGGTGAGGGCCAATATAAAAAACGGAACTCTGCGTAATCTGGTAGAAGAAAGATGCTGCTCTTCCCCTGAAGCAATGTCTGCTCTGAGGATTTTAGACAGAGATTATGGGGATTTTGTGGATAGTTACACCCAATTATACTAA
- a CDS encoding class I SAM-dependent methyltransferase: protein MQMEKHGHKHHGKSTRDILDPKTVLSAMGLKQGQTLMDAGCGDGHISLAASGLVGNEGKIFSLDVYQPSLDQLKAEIKKEGINNIAPILADMTVMIPLDDESVDKCVMANVLHGFAAEGTLNLPLSEIKRVLKPGGTFAVVEFIKVVGPPGPSYDVRLTPENVEKILLEHGFKIGGTTEVGKYHYLVESFKK, encoded by the coding sequence ATGCAGATGGAAAAACACGGCCATAAACATCATGGTAAATCAACCCGGGATATACTGGACCCTAAAACTGTATTGTCAGCCATGGGTTTAAAGCAAGGACAGACTTTAATGGATGCTGGTTGTGGTGATGGGCACATATCACTGGCTGCTTCCGGTTTGGTGGGAAATGAAGGGAAAATATTCTCTTTGGATGTTTATCAGCCCAGCCTGGATCAGCTAAAAGCAGAAATCAAAAAGGAAGGAATAAATAACATCGCACCGATTCTGGCGGATATGACTGTAATGATACCGTTGGATGATGAATCTGTGGATAAGTGTGTCATGGCTAATGTACTCCATGGATTTGCAGCGGAAGGAACCTTAAATCTGCCTTTATCTGAAATTAAGAGGGTTTTAAAGCCAGGTGGCACCTTTGCAGTGGTGGAATTCATTAAAGTGGTGGGGCCACCAGGACCATCCTACGATGTTCGTTTAACTCCTGAAAATGTGGAAAAAATTCTGTTAGAACATGGATTTAAGATTGGTGGAACCACCGAAGTTGGGAAATACCATTACCTGGTGGAATCTTTTAAAAAGTAA